TAAAGGTCATGCCGGCCTTGAGTTCCATGCCGGTGCCGGCGCGGCCGTAGTGCAGAATCTGCGGTTCTTCGTGGAAGACGGTACCGATGCCGTGGCCGCAGAACTCGCGCACCACCGAGAAGCCGTTCTTTTCGGCGTGCTTCTGGATCACTTCACCAATATCGCCCAGGCGGCAGCCGGGCTTGACGATCTCGATGGCCTTGTACATGCATTCCTGGGTCACCTGGGACAGGCGCTCGGCCCAGACCGGCACGGTGCCGACGTGGAACATGCGGCTGGTGTCGCCGAAGTAGCGGTCCTTGATCACGGTAACGTCGATGTTGAGGGTGTCGCCATCCTTCAACGGCTTGTCACCCGGAATGCCGTGGCACACCACATGGTTGACCGAGGTGCAGATCGACTTGGGGAAGCCTTTGTAGTTCAGCGGGGCTGGGATGGCTTTTTGCACATTGACGATATAGTCATGGCAGATCTGGTTCAGTTCTTCGGTGGTGACGCCGGGCTTGACGTGTTCGGCAATCATTTCCAGCACGTCGGCGGCCAGTTTGCCGGCGATACGCATGCCGGCGATGTCTTCGGCGGTTTTCAAACTAACGGTCATACAGGCTCTCTCTAGCGACAGGCGCTGAAATCAATACGGTTCACGGGCGTGCGACACAAGGTTGCCAATTCGCACAGGCCACAAAAAACGCGATTCTAACAGACGCGGGCGGCAAACCATGAGCCCCTGACGATCGCTTCTCTCTATAGAGTGGGGCTAAATCGACGCTATTCAAAGGGTTGGGGCGGGGCGGCTCAAGGCAAATGTGATTGCGGGTTCCGTTTTTGCCCTGGCTGTGGTATAAAATGCGCCGCTTTCCGGGGATGCCCCGTAGAGCTTAAATCCACACACGTGTCGACACGATGACCTGGGTGCCGGAGGCCTTGAAGCCGCTGGTTGGTCATTGGGATACGTGGAGGCCAAACCCGACTTATTAAGGAACTATCATGTCCCAAGTCAACATGCGCGATATGCTGAAGGCCGGTGTGCACTTCGGTCACCAGACCCGTTACTGGAACCCGAAAATGGGTAAGTACATTTTCGGCGCGCGTAACAAGATTCACATTATCAACCTTGAAAAAACCCTGCCAATGTTCAACGAAGCGCTGACTTTCGTAGAGCGTCTGGCCCAGGGCAAAAACAAGATCCTGTTCGTCGGCACCAAGCGTTCCGCTGGCAAGATCGTTGCTGAAGAAGCAGCACGTTGCGGTTCGCCGTACGTCGATCACCGCTGGTTGGGCGGCATGCTGACCAACTTCAAAACCATCCGTGCTTCCATCAAGCGTCTGCGTGACCTTGAAGTGCAAGCCGAAGACGGTACTTTCGCTAAGCTGACCAAGAAAGAGGCGCTGATGCGCACTCGCGACCTGGAAAAGCTCGATCGTTCCCTGGGTGGTATCAAGGACATGGGCGGTCTGCCTGACGCGCTGTTCGTTATCGACGTTGATCACGAGCGCATCGCGATCACCGAAGCCAACAAGCTGGGCATCCCTGTTATCGGCGTAGTCGATACCAACAGCAGCCCGGAAGGCGTTGACTACATCATCCCAGGCAACGATGACGCAATCCGCGCTATCCAGCTGTACATGGGTTCGATGGCTGACGCTGTAATCCGTGGTCGCAACCACGTTGCTGGTGGTACCGAGCAGTTCGTCGAAGAAGCTCCGGTAGCCGCAGCTGAGTAATTGACGCCCTGGCGTTGACTCAGTAAGCAAAAAGGGGGCTTGGCCCCCTTTTTGCCACCTCGAAAACCGTTTGTTGGCGCCCATTTGTGGCAGCGCATCCTTACTCTGTAACGTGCAGCGGCCTACAACGGAGATTCGGGAAGAATTGATCCCCCGTTCGATCGGGTGGAATGGTTGAAAACCTATCCAAGAGGAATTTGAAAATGGCAGCAATTACTGCAGCGTTGGTTAAAGAACTGCGTGAGCGTACTGGCGAAGGCATGATGGACTGCAAGAAGGCCCTGGAAAAGGCTGACGGCGACATCGAAAAAGCCATTGATGACATGCGTGCTTCCGGCGCCATCAAGGCTGCCAAGAAAGCAGGCAACGTGGCTGCTGAAGGCGCTATCGCTCTGAAAACTGACGGCAAAGCCGCCGTTCTGCTGGAAGTGAACTCGCAGACCGACTTCCTGGCTCTGCAGGATGACTTCAAGGCATTTGTTGCCGCCAGCGTTGAAAAAGCGTTCGCCGACAAACTGACTGACGTCGCTCCGCTGATCGAAGCTCAAGAAGCTGCGCGCCTGGTGCTGGTCGGCAAGGTTGGCGAAAACGTCAATATCCGTCGCCTGGTTCGCGTTGAAGGCGACGTGGTGGGTGGTTACCTGCACGGTAACAAGATCGGTGTTGCAGTTGTCCTCAAAGGCGGCGACATTGAGCTGGCGAACGATATCGCTATGCACGTAGCGGCCAGCAACCCTGAGTTCCTGCTGCCTTCGGAAGTTTCTGCCGAAGCGATAGAGCGTGAAAAAGCTGTGTTCCTGCAGCTGAACGAAGAAAAAATCAAAGGCAAGCCAGAAAACATTGTTGAGAACATGGTCAAGGGCCGTATCAGCAAGTTCCTGGCTGAAGCAAGCCTGGTTGAGCAGGCGTTCGTCAAGAACCCTGAAATCAAGGTTGGCGAACTGGCTAAGAAAGCCGGTGCTGAAATCGTTTCCTTCACCTACTTCAAGGTAGGCGAAGGCATCGAGAAGCCGGTCGACAACTTCGCTGAAGAAGTTGCTGCCCAGCTGGCTGCCGCCAAGCAATAAGACAGTTTTCAACTGTCGCCCGAAAGAGGCTGCCCGCTCACGCGCGCAGCCTCTTTTCAAATGGGAAGGCTAATTTTATTTGGCTTCCCCTCGGAACTGGCTTACAAAGCCGTGTTCCGATGGCGCTGTGATAGCGTCCAGCTAGAGTGAACGCAAGCCGTAAACGGCTCGCCAAGAATTTTTTAAAAAATACGCCGCAGGAGAGATTCGCAATGGCTCAGCAGGGCAGTGGTTATCAGGCTCGCTATAAACGCATTCTACTCAAGCTCAGCGGCGAGGCCCTGATGGGCTCGGAAGAGTTCGGGATCGACCCAAAGGTGCTTGACCGCATGGCGCTTGAAGTCGGCCAATTGGTCGGTATCGGTGTTCAGGTGGGTCTGGTGATCGGTGGCGGCAACCTGTTCCGCGGTGCGGCACTGAGCGCTGCCGGCATGGACCGAGTCACCGGCGACCACATGGGCATGCTGGCCACTGTGATGAACGCCCTGGCCATGCGCGACGCCCTGGAGCGTGCCAATATCTCGGCCATCGTGATGTCGGCTATTTCCATGGTTGGCGTGACCGATCACTACGATCGCCGCAAGGCCATGCGTCACCTGAATGCCAAGGAAGTGGTGATCTTCGCTGCCGGCACCGGCAACCCGTTCTTCACCACCGATTCGGCCGCGTGCCTGCGCGCTATCGAAATCGATGCCGATGTGGTGCTGAAGGCGACCAAGGTGGATGGCGTATACACTGCAGATCCATTCAAAGACCCGCATGCCGAGAAGTTCGATCATCTGACCTACGATGAAGTGCTGGATCGCAAGCTGGGTGTGATGGACCTGACGGCTATTTGCCTGTGCCGCGACCACAACATGCCGCTGCGCGTATTTAACATGAACAAGCCCGGCGCCCTGCTGAATATCGTACACGGCGGCGCGGAAGGGACTCTGATCGAGGAAGGCCAACAATGATCAACGAAATCAAGAAAGACGCTCAAGAGCGTATGCACAAATCCCTGGAGTCTCTGAACCATGCATTTGGTCAGATTCGTACCGGCAAGGCTCACCCAAGCATCCTGGGTAGCGTGATGGTGCCGTACTACGGCACAGACACCTCGATCACGCAGGTGGCCAACATCACCGTGAAAGACTCGCGCACCCTGCAAGTCGTGGCCTTTGAGCGCAACATGCTCGGCGCTGTCGACAAAGCTATCCAGAGCGCCGGCCTGAACCTCAACCCGACCAACCTGGGCGAGTTGCTGCTGATCTCCATGCCTGCCCTGACCGAGGAAACCCGCAAGGGCTTCACCAAACAGGCGCGCAGTGCGGCTGAAGATGCACGTGTTGCCGTGCGCAACATCCGTCGCGATGCCTTGGGTGACCTGAAAAAACTGGTCAAGGACAAGGAAATCAGCGAGGACGAAGAGCGCCGTGCCGTTGCCGATATCGACAAGCTGACCAAGGATGCGGAGGCCCAGATCACCAAGGCCACCGAAGAAAAAGAAAAGGACCTGATGGCCGTATAAGGGGTCAGGACGCCTTCATGGAAAAGACCAAGCAGACTGTGCCCTCTGTGGTGCCGCGCCATGTCGCGATCATCATGGATGGGAATAATCGCTGGGCGAAAAAACGCTTTATGCCGGGTGTTGCCGGGCATAAAGCGGGTGTCGATGCGGTGCGCGCTGTCATCGAAGTGTGTGCCGAGGCCAAGGTCGAAGTGCTGACGCTGTTTGCCTTTTCCAGTGAGAACTGGCAAAGGCCCGCCGAAGAAGTGACGGCCTTGATGGACCTGTTCTTCAAGGCGCTGCGTCGCGAGGCCAAGCGCCTCAACGAGAACAACATCTGCCTGCGCATCATTGGTGACCGCTCCCGGTTCCATCCGGAACTGCAAACGGCCATGCGTGAAGCCGAGGCCATTACTGCCGGCAGCAACCGCTTTGTGCTGCAAATCGCAGCCAATTACGGTGGCCAGTGGGACATCGCCCAGGCTGCGCAGCGACTGGCTCGCGAGGTACAGGCCGGTCATCTGCGCCCCGACGACATTACGCCCGAACTGTTGCAAACCTGTCTGGTAACCGGTGACCTGCCGTTGCCGGATTTGTGCATCCGTACCGGTGGCGAGCATCGCATCAGCAATTTCCTGCTGTGGCAGCTAGCCTATACCGAGTTGTACTTCTCCGACCTGTTCTGGCCGGACTTCAAACACGATGCCATGCGCAATGCGCTGGCCGATTTCGCTTCCCGTCAGCGTCGCTTCGGTAAAACGAGCGAGCAGATCGAAGCTGGAGCCCGGGTTTAAATGCTTAAACAACGAATCATCACGGCACTGATCCTGCTGCCGATTGCCTTGTGCGGTTTTTTCCTGCTCGAGGGTTCCGGCTTTGCGCTGTTTATCGGCCTGGTCGTAAGCCTGGGCGCCTGGGAATGGGCGCGTCTGGCGGGGTTCAGCGAGCAATTGCCGCGTGTGGTGTACGCCGTGATCGTCGCGCTGCTGCTGTTCCTGATGTACATCCTGCCTGATCTCGCGCCCTGGGTGCTGGGGGCGTCGGTACTGTGGTGGGCCTTGGCGACTTTCCTGGTGCTGACCTATCCGCGCACCAGTGGCAAGTGGTCCAGTGTGGCCTGCAAGTTGGTGATCGGCTTGCTGATCCTGCTGCCGGCCTGGCAAGGGCTGGTGGAAATCAAGCGTTTCCCGAATGGCAATGAATTGATCCTGGCGGTCATGGTGCTGGTCTGGGGCGCCGACATTGGCGCCTACTTTTCGGGCCGTGCCTTTGGCAAGCGTAAACTTGCGCCCGCCGTCAGCCCGGGCAAGAGCTGGGAAGGCGTATACGGCGGTCTGGCCCTGACGCTGCTGATTGCGCTGGTGGTCGGTGTGTTGCGCGATTGGTCGGTGAAGGAGATTTTCCTGGCTCTGCTGGGGACTGCCGTCGTCGTGTTCATTTCGGTGGTGGGCGACCTCACCGAAAGCATGTTCAAGCGCCAGGCCGGGATCAAGGACAGCAGCAACCTGCTGCCAGGTCATGGCGGCGTGCTGGATCGTATCGACAGCCTCACCGCAGCGTTGCCGATCTTTGCCGTGTTGCTGTGGATGATCGCATCTTGAGCCGTCTGCAGCAGGTTACCGTGCTGGGCGCGACAGGCTCGGTCGGGCTGAGCAGCCTGGATGTGATCGCTCGTCATCCTGATCGTTACCAGGTGTTTGCCCTGACCGGCTTCACGCGCATGAGTGAATTGCTGGCGTTATGCGTGCGCCACTCTCCGCGTTTTGCGGTGGTGCCGCAGGCCGCTGCTGCCCGTAGCTTGCAGGATGACCTGCGGGCTGCCGGCCTTGCCACCCAGGTATTGGTGGGGGAAGAGGGGTTGTGCCAGGTGTCTGCGGATGCCGAAGTGGATACTGTCGTGGCCGCAATCGTCGGGGCGGCGGGTTTGCGCCCGACACTGGCTGCAGTCGACGCGGGCAAAAAGATCCTGCTGGCCAATAAAGAAGCCCTGGTCATGTCCGGTGCGCTCTTCATGCAAGCCGTGCGCAAGAGTGGTGCGGTCCTGTTGCCCCTCGACAGCGAGCACAACGCAATCTTCCAGTGCATGCCCGCTGATTTTGCCCGCGGCTTGAGCCAGGTTGGTGTGCGCCGGATTTTGCTGACGGCGTCCGGTGGCCCCTTCCGGCAAACTCCTCTGGATGAGTTGGAGCATGTATCGCCAGACCAGGCGTGTGCGCACCCGAACTGGTCCATGGGGCGCAAGATCTCCGTGGATTCGGCGAGCATGATGAACAAGGGCCTGGAGCTGATCGAGGCCTGCTGGCTGTTCGATGCGCGGCCTGATCAAGTGGAGGTGGTGATCCACCCGCAAAGTGTGATTCATTCCCTGGTGGATTATGTGGATGGCTCGGTATTGGCGCAGTTGGGCAACCCTGATATGCGCACACCGATCGCCAATGCCCTGGCTTGGCCGGAGCGGATCGATTCTGGTGTGGCGCCGTTGGACCTGTTTGCAGTTGCGCGCCTGGATTTCCAGGCGCCGGACGAAGAGCGCTTTCCATGCCTGCGTCTGGCCCGGCAGGCGGCTGAGGCGGGTAACAGCGCGCCGGCCATGCTCAATGCAGCCAATGAGGTGGCCGTGGCAGCGTTTCTCGAACGGCGCATCCGCTTTCCGCAGATCGCGAGTATCATCGAGGACGTTCTGGATCTCGAGCCGGTAGTGGCGGTGAATGACCTGGGAGCGGTGTTCGAGGCTGATACCAAGGCTCGGGTCCTGGCCGAGCAATGGCTGGACCGCAACGCGCGTCAGGCTGTGGGCGGTTAAGCGCCTTCAGGCATTGGATTGAAATGCGGAGAAATTAGATGAGTGCGCTCTACATGATTGTCGGCACCCTGGTTGCTCTGGGTGTGCTGGTTACCTTCCACGAATTCGGCCACTTTTGGGTGGCGCGTCGTTGCGGCGTCAAGGTATTGCGCTTTTCCGTCGGTTTCGGCATGCCGCTGGTGCGCTGGCACGACCGTCGCGGCACCGAGTTCGTGATCGCCGCCATCCCGTTGGGTGGCTACGTGAAGATGCTCGATGAGCGCGAAGGCGAAGTGCCTGCGGACCAGTTGGACCAATCCTTCAATCGCAAGACCGTTCGTCAGCGTATCGCCATCGTGGCCGCCGGCCCGATTGCCAACTTCCTGTTGGCGATGGTGTTTTTCTGGGTCCTTGCCATGCTGGGCAG
Above is a genomic segment from Pseudomonas sp. R5-89-07 containing:
- the map gene encoding type I methionyl aminopeptidase is translated as MTVSLKTAEDIAGMRIAGKLAADVLEMIAEHVKPGVTTEELNQICHDYIVNVQKAIPAPLNYKGFPKSICTSVNHVVCHGIPGDKPLKDGDTLNIDVTVIKDRYFGDTSRMFHVGTVPVWAERLSQVTQECMYKAIEIVKPGCRLGDIGEVIQKHAEKNGFSVVREFCGHGIGTVFHEEPQILHYGRAGTGMELKAGMTFTIEPMINQGKADTKVLGDGWTAITKDRKLSAQWEHTLLVTETGYEIFTLRADDTIPRTSGAASA
- the rpsB gene encoding 30S ribosomal protein S2 — its product is MSQVNMRDMLKAGVHFGHQTRYWNPKMGKYIFGARNKIHIINLEKTLPMFNEALTFVERLAQGKNKILFVGTKRSAGKIVAEEAARCGSPYVDHRWLGGMLTNFKTIRASIKRLRDLEVQAEDGTFAKLTKKEALMRTRDLEKLDRSLGGIKDMGGLPDALFVIDVDHERIAITEANKLGIPVIGVVDTNSSPEGVDYIIPGNDDAIRAIQLYMGSMADAVIRGRNHVAGGTEQFVEEAPVAAAE
- the tsf gene encoding translation elongation factor Ts — protein: MAAITAALVKELRERTGEGMMDCKKALEKADGDIEKAIDDMRASGAIKAAKKAGNVAAEGAIALKTDGKAAVLLEVNSQTDFLALQDDFKAFVAASVEKAFADKLTDVAPLIEAQEAARLVLVGKVGENVNIRRLVRVEGDVVGGYLHGNKIGVAVVLKGGDIELANDIAMHVAASNPEFLLPSEVSAEAIEREKAVFLQLNEEKIKGKPENIVENMVKGRISKFLAEASLVEQAFVKNPEIKVGELAKKAGAEIVSFTYFKVGEGIEKPVDNFAEEVAAQLAAAKQ
- the pyrH gene encoding UMP kinase; translation: MAQQGSGYQARYKRILLKLSGEALMGSEEFGIDPKVLDRMALEVGQLVGIGVQVGLVIGGGNLFRGAALSAAGMDRVTGDHMGMLATVMNALAMRDALERANISAIVMSAISMVGVTDHYDRRKAMRHLNAKEVVIFAAGTGNPFFTTDSAACLRAIEIDADVVLKATKVDGVYTADPFKDPHAEKFDHLTYDEVLDRKLGVMDLTAICLCRDHNMPLRVFNMNKPGALLNIVHGGAEGTLIEEGQQ
- the frr gene encoding ribosome recycling factor; this translates as MINEIKKDAQERMHKSLESLNHAFGQIRTGKAHPSILGSVMVPYYGTDTSITQVANITVKDSRTLQVVAFERNMLGAVDKAIQSAGLNLNPTNLGELLLISMPALTEETRKGFTKQARSAAEDARVAVRNIRRDALGDLKKLVKDKEISEDEERRAVADIDKLTKDAEAQITKATEEKEKDLMAV
- the uppS gene encoding polyprenyl diphosphate synthase, giving the protein MEKTKQTVPSVVPRHVAIIMDGNNRWAKKRFMPGVAGHKAGVDAVRAVIEVCAEAKVEVLTLFAFSSENWQRPAEEVTALMDLFFKALRREAKRLNENNICLRIIGDRSRFHPELQTAMREAEAITAGSNRFVLQIAANYGGQWDIAQAAQRLAREVQAGHLRPDDITPELLQTCLVTGDLPLPDLCIRTGGEHRISNFLLWQLAYTELYFSDLFWPDFKHDAMRNALADFASRQRRFGKTSEQIEAGARV
- a CDS encoding phosphatidate cytidylyltransferase; its protein translation is MLKQRIITALILLPIALCGFFLLEGSGFALFIGLVVSLGAWEWARLAGFSEQLPRVVYAVIVALLLFLMYILPDLAPWVLGASVLWWALATFLVLTYPRTSGKWSSVACKLVIGLLILLPAWQGLVEIKRFPNGNELILAVMVLVWGADIGAYFSGRAFGKRKLAPAVSPGKSWEGVYGGLALTLLIALVVGVLRDWSVKEIFLALLGTAVVVFISVVGDLTESMFKRQAGIKDSSNLLPGHGGVLDRIDSLTAALPIFAVLLWMIAS
- the ispC gene encoding 1-deoxy-D-xylulose-5-phosphate reductoisomerase, with product MSRLQQVTVLGATGSVGLSSLDVIARHPDRYQVFALTGFTRMSELLALCVRHSPRFAVVPQAAAARSLQDDLRAAGLATQVLVGEEGLCQVSADAEVDTVVAAIVGAAGLRPTLAAVDAGKKILLANKEALVMSGALFMQAVRKSGAVLLPLDSEHNAIFQCMPADFARGLSQVGVRRILLTASGGPFRQTPLDELEHVSPDQACAHPNWSMGRKISVDSASMMNKGLELIEACWLFDARPDQVEVVIHPQSVIHSLVDYVDGSVLAQLGNPDMRTPIANALAWPERIDSGVAPLDLFAVARLDFQAPDEERFPCLRLARQAAEAGNSAPAMLNAANEVAVAAFLERRIRFPQIASIIEDVLDLEPVVAVNDLGAVFEADTKARVLAEQWLDRNARQAVGG